In Humulus lupulus chromosome 7, drHumLupu1.1, whole genome shotgun sequence, the following are encoded in one genomic region:
- the LOC133791737 gene encoding uncharacterized protein LOC133791737 — protein sequence MVAMDYFTKWIEAKPLTTIASQKVLDFVVKNIICKYELPKKIVLDYGTKFDSDTFTNFCIRHGITKSFFAVAHPQANELVEVVNKTLKDTMKKCLKRQLVGYFSRSLMVISTYCSNLVDAVFHQLKLEEH from the coding sequence ATGGTCGCAATggattactttacaaagtggatTGAAGCCAAACCACTGACTACGATTGCTTCCCAAAAGGTGCTCGATTTTgtagtcaaaaacatcatatGCAAATATGAGTTACCAAAGAAGATTGTTTTAGATTATGGCACTAAGTTTGACAGTGACACATTTACAAATTTTTGTATAAGGCATGGTATCACCAAAAGCTTTTTCgcagttgctcatccccaagcaaacgaaCTAGTAGAAGTTGTTAACAAAACCTTAAAGGACACAATGAAAAAGTGTCTCAAAAGGCAATTGGTCGGATATTTTTCTAGAAGTCTTATGGTCATATCAACCTACTGCTCGAAccttgttgatgccgtttttcatcaacttaaattgGAAGAGCACTAA